From a single Polyangiaceae bacterium genomic region:
- a CDS encoding endonuclease V, with product MIAALDVQYASDRAFVACITFEHWTDADPNSEHTTAVHGIGDYQPGEFYRRELPPLLAGLELLPALPSIVVIDAYVWLDENGRKGLGAHLYEALEGKAAVVGVAKNFFQGATGAARVLRADSKRPLFVTAEGMPLAEASAAVRSMHGEFRVPTLLRRVDQLCRQT from the coding sequence ATGATCGCCGCCCTCGACGTCCAGTACGCGAGTGACCGCGCCTTCGTCGCGTGCATCACCTTCGAGCACTGGACTGACGCCGATCCCAACAGCGAGCACACCACCGCCGTGCACGGCATTGGCGACTACCAGCCCGGCGAATTCTACCGCCGGGAGCTGCCGCCGCTCTTGGCCGGCCTCGAGCTGCTACCCGCCCTGCCGAGCATCGTCGTGATCGACGCTTACGTGTGGCTCGACGAAAATGGGCGCAAGGGCCTCGGCGCTCACCTGTACGAGGCCCTGGAAGGAAAAGCCGCCGTCGTCGGCGTCGCCAAGAACTTCTTCCAGGGCGCGACCGGCGCCGCGCGCGTGCTCCGAGCCGACAGCAAACGGCCGCTGTTCGTCACCGCCGAGGGCATGCCCCTCGCCGAAGCCAGCGCCGCCGTGCGTTCGATGCACGGCGAGTTTCGCGTGCCGACCCTGCTCCGGCGGGTCGATCAGCTGTGTCGCCAAACGTAG